Proteins encoded by one window of Sphaerodactylus townsendi isolate TG3544 linkage group LG02, MPM_Stown_v2.3, whole genome shotgun sequence:
- the TMEM216 gene encoding transmembrane protein 216 isoform X2 has product MAPRNRQLSSTPLEILLFLNGWYYATYFLLEIFIFVYKGLLLPYPSANLALDLVMLFLYLGIEVARIFFGSKGNLCQRKVPLSISLALTFPAAVMAAYYLLLQTYALRLEAILNAILLLFYAVELFLGILTLASFSSLDSY; this is encoded by the exons ATCGGCAGCTCTCTTCTACGCCTCTGGAGATTCTGCTGTTCCTCAATGGCTGGTATTATGCCACGTATTTCTTGCTGGAGATCTTCATATTTGTCTATAAAG GACTGCTGTTGCCGTATCCGTCTGCAAATCTGGCCTTGGACCTGGTTATGCTTTTCCTCTACCTTGGAATTGAAGTTGCTCGGATATTTTTTG GGTCAAAAGGGAACTTGTGTCAACGGAAAGTGCCACTCTCCATCAGCTTGGCTCTAACCTTTCCAGCAGCTGTGATGGCAGCCTActatcttctactgcagacctacGCTCTACGCCTTGAGGCCATCCTCAACGCTATCCTGCTTCTTTTCTATGCGGTCGAGCTGTTTTTGGGAATTCTTACTCTGGCTTCTTTTTCCag TTTGGACTCCTACTGA
- the LOC125427434 gene encoding fascin-like, whose translation MASLEFGLINAANKYLTAEAFRFQVTATGLQLKPRQVWILQFLAPQGAGAAGPGEGAGQKLHLLSALKRYLAADANGKITCDQERPGPQTVFLLQQYPDGKVSLQNEQSKRYLGGAEDNVTCFAQAATETEKWTLHLAVHPNVAIYSPNRKRYVRCDEKAGALRCDRDMPWGAESVITVYYDFRVKKYGLRTGSGKLLAPDGSLVPDVTPETLYSLELNNGLVALRDEGGRYLSTREGIMKTAKMDKPGRDELFSIEASPAQVSLRSSSTNKFICCRPGADLYANAMAVGNTEIFQVLFDDDTKRVCFRGYCGTYMALGPNDCIVSSKQKDRNVWFELKYQDQKVMLTIGDKYVSMRPNGQLMAIPKAAGKIEDFLMVLVNRPLLVLHTNAGYVGLCSGMKRLEANCVSYVASSLSLMEEGYYNFQIGSNYWALDKDGQVMVTSDQPSNFTIQFASSTCIIIKASNNKFFVADMGGRLWAGASDAAGATLFHY comes from the exons ATGGCTTCACTGGAATTTGGCCTTATTAATGCTGCCAACAAATACCTGACCGCAGAAGCTTTTCGTTTCCAGGTGACAGCCACAGGCTTGCAGCTGAAGCCCCGCCAGGTGTGGATACTGCAATTTTTGGCCCCGCAAGGAGCTGGGGCAGCTGGCCCAGGAGAGGGGGCTGGCCAGAAACTTCACCTGCTCAGTGCCCTGAAACGCTATTTGGCAGCTGATGCTAATGGCAAAATCACATGTGATCAGGAACGTCCAGGACCTCAGACTGTCTTCCTCCTACAGCAGTATCCAGATGGCAAG GTGTCTCTGCAGAATGAGCAGTCTAAGCGCTAcctgggtggggcagaggatAATGTCACCTGCTTTGCCCAGGCTGCCACCGAAACTGAAAAATGGACGCTGCACCTGGCAGTGCACCCCAATGTCGCCATATACAGCCCCAACAGGAAGCGCTATGTGCGCTGTGATGAAAAAGCTGGGGCACTGCGCTGTGACCGTGACATGCCCTGGGGTGCTGAATCGGTCATCACCGTCTACTATGATTTCAGAG TGAAGAAGTATGGATTGAGGACTGGGAGTGGCAAACTGTTGGCTCCTGATGGCTCACTGGTGCCAGATGTCACCCCAGAAACTCTGTATTCCCTGGAACTGAACAATGGTTTGGTGGCCCTGCGGGATGAAGGAGGAAGATACTTGTCTACACGTGAGGGTATCATGAAAACAGCAAAGATGGACAAGCCTGGACGAGATGAACTTTTCAGCATAGAAGCCAGCCCTGCCCAGGTGTCACTGCGCTCCTCTTCTACCAACAAGTTCATCTGCTGTAGGCCAG GTGCTGACCTGTATGCCAATGCCATGGCTGTCGGGAACACAGAGATCTTCCAAGTACTGTTTGATGATGATACAAAGAGAGTCTGCTTCCGTGGCTACTGTGGCACATATATGGCCTTG GGTCCCAACGACTGTATTGTTAGCAGCAAACAAAAAGATAGGAATGTCTGGTTTGAACTCAAGTATCAGGACCAGAAGGTGATGCTGACTATAGGTGACAAATACGTGTCTATGCGGCCCAATGGACAGCTCATGGCAATTCCTAAAGCTGCAG GTAAGATTGAAGATTTCCTGATGGTGCTGGTAAACCGGCCACTACTGGTGCTACACACTAATGCTGGGTATGTGGGCCTGTGTTCTGGCATGAAGCGCCTCGAAGCAAACTGCGTCAGTTATGTTGCCAGCAGCCTGTCGCTCATGGAAGAAGGCTACTACAACTTCCAAATTG GCAGCAACTACTGGGCTCTGGATAAAGATGGGCAAGTTATGGTAACCAGTGACCAACCAAGCAATTTTACCATCCAGTTTGCATCTTCCACTTGTATTATCATCAAAGCATCTAATAACAAGTTTTTTGTGGCTGATATGGGAGGCCGGTTATGGGCTGGGGCTTCagatgcagctggtgcaacactgTTCCATTACTGA
- the CPSF7 gene encoding cleavage and polyadenylation specificity factor subunit 7: MSEGVDLIDIYADEEFNQDSEFSNADQMDLYDDVLAASSQPSESCTSSSEPPSEGRKEQSPKPNSKSPAILYTYSGLRNKRAAVYVGSFSWWTTDQQLTRIIRSVGVYDVVELKFAENRANGQSKGYAEVVVASENSVHKLLELLPGKILNGDKVEVKLATRQNLAQFEAQARKRVPPRAHSRDSSDSVDGRATPTENAVPPPRIEKPPSVLPFFNRPPSALPLMGLPPPPMPPPPQISSSFGVPPPPPGIHYQHLMPPPPRLPPHLTVPPPGAVPPALHLNPAFFPPPNAAMGPPPDAYSKASAPYNHSSRELGPLPPPVSEAEFEEIMNRNRAISSSAISKAVSGASAGDFNDAIETLLTAIVVIKQSRVANDERCRVLVSSLKDCLHGIRAKSYSMGGGSSSSSSRKRHRSRDRSPSRSRESSRRHRDAIHNEDRHEDYFQERSREHERHRDRDRERDRHH, encoded by the exons ATGTCGGAAGGAGTGGACCTCATAGATATCTACGCCGACGAAGAGTTCAATCAG GACTCTGAGTTTAGTAATGCTGACCAGATGGATCTGTATGATGATGTGTTAGCTGCCAGTTCTCAGCCTTCCGAAAGTTGCACTAGCAGTTCTGAGCCACCATCTGAAGGCCGCAAGGAGCAGTCTCCCAAGCCGAATAGCAAATCACCTGCTATCCTGTACACCTACAGTGGGCTGCGTAACAAGAGAGCTGCTGTTTATGTAGGAAGCTTTTCCTGG TGGACGACTGACCAGCAGTTGACACGAATAATCCGCTCGGTGGGTGTTTATGATGTTGTGGAGCTCAAGTTTGCTGAAAATAGAGCCAATGGCCAGTCCAAAGG GTATGCAGAAGTTGTAGTTGCCTCTGAAAACTCTGTTCACAAACTTCTGGAGCTGCTACCAGGAAAAATACTCAATGGAGATAAGGTGGAGGTGAAGTTGGCCACCCGGCAGAACCTTGCACAGTTTGAAGCGCAGGCTCGAAAAC GTGTGCCTCCGAGGGCTCACTCAAGGGATTCCTCAGACTCAGTAGATGGCCGAGCCACTCCAACAGAGAATGCGGTACCACCACCACGGATTGAGAAGCCTCCTTCTGTTTTGCCTTTCTTCAACCGCCCTCCTTCTGCTCTCCCTCTCATGGGACTACCACCTCCACCCATGCCTCCACCTCCACAAATTTCTTCAAGTTTTGGagtcccacctcccccaccaggCATCCACTACCAGCACCTAATGCCCCCTCCTCCTCGACTCCCCCCACACCTAACGGTGCCACCTCCAGGGGCAGTGCCACCTGCTTTGCACCTCAACCCAGccttcttccccccaccaaaTGCAGCAATGGGCCCTCCACCAGATGCCTACAGTAAGGCTTCAGCCCCATATAACCATAGCAG CCGAGAACTAGGCCCATTGCCACCCCCTGTCAGTGAAGCTGAGTTTGAAGAAATCATGAACCGGAACCGAGCAATTTCCAGCAGTGCCATTTCCAAAGCTGTGTCTGGTGCCAGTGCAG GGGATTTTAATGATGCCATTGAGACTCTGCTTACAGCCATCGTTGTGATCAAGCAGTCCCGTGTAGCGAATGATGAGCGCTGCAGAGTCCTTGTCTCTTCACTTAAGGATTGTCTCCATGGCATCAGAGCCAAATCCTACAGTATgggcggtggcagcagcagcagttcctcCAG AAAAAGACACCGGTCTCGGGATAGGTCACCCAGTCGATCCCGTGAGAGCAGCAGGCGGCACCGAGATGCAATCCATAATGAAGATCGGCATGAGGACTATTTTCAGGAAAGGAGCCGGGAACATGAGAGACACAGAGACAGGGACAGAGAAAGGGATCGACATCACTGA